One genomic window of Blastopirellula retiformator includes the following:
- the nrfH gene encoding cytochrome c nitrite reductase small subunit, whose translation MSALSPPCSPSFSEWPAVLGAFTFGYGKGWSYLSNDPQTCANCHVMQGHMDSWEKSSHKDVAVCNDCHLPHDFVGKWVTKADNGFFHSLAFTMDDFHEPIQIRPRNALVAQHACQHSHADFVHSMEPTSSKFETMSCVHCHPSVGHALR comes from the coding sequence ATTTCGGCATTATCTCCGCCGTGCTCGCCATCCTTCTCGGAATGGCCAGCGGTTCTAGGCGCATTCACCTTTGGCTATGGCAAAGGTTGGAGTTATCTCAGCAACGATCCGCAGACCTGCGCCAACTGCCATGTGATGCAGGGGCATATGGACTCGTGGGAGAAGTCGAGCCACAAGGATGTCGCCGTCTGCAATGACTGTCACTTGCCGCACGACTTTGTGGGCAAATGGGTCACCAAAGCTGACAACGGCTTCTTTCATTCATTGGCCTTCACGATGGATGACTTTCACGAACCGATTCAAATCAGGCCGCGCAACGCCCTCGTTGCGCAGCATGCCTGTCAGCACAGCCACGCCGACTTCGTTCATTCGATGGAACCGACCAGCTCGAAATTCGAGACAATGTCGTGCGTCCATTGTCACCCTAGTGTCGGGCATGCGTTGCGCTAA
- a CDS encoding PAS domain-containing protein, whose translation MLGIIASRWFSSTRSETETPLSNSEYHEPRGFSDAVRRSTTIVEFSLEGTILSANEKLLHLAGYRLGEIEGRNHRFLLDSEQADSPNFARCWESLRLGQAVEEQFPYITKHGRPLHLQGVYNPLLGADGRPTKIVAILNDITQLVGDKQSTDQAAYMLDNIPLNVMFADRDLVILYINRSSRETLTKLRGLLPISVDQIVGAEIDQFHQRRLLADPNNLPVKTQFPLGPETIELMVHPVFDSQQNYVGAAIEEQSTIITGMKATAEDLVHLSGQLTKL comes from the coding sequence ATGTTGGGAATAATCGCATCTCGTTGGTTTTCGTCGACGCGATCGGAGACCGAAACGCCCCTCTCCAATTCCGAATATCACGAGCCCCGCGGTTTCTCCGATGCGGTGCGTCGCTCGACCACGATTGTCGAATTCTCGCTTGAAGGGACGATCCTCTCCGCCAACGAAAAATTACTGCACTTGGCTGGATATCGACTCGGCGAAATCGAAGGACGGAACCATCGCTTCCTGCTCGATTCCGAACAGGCCGATTCGCCGAATTTCGCCCGCTGCTGGGAATCGCTTCGCCTGGGCCAGGCGGTCGAGGAACAATTCCCATACATCACCAAGCACGGTCGCCCTCTCCATTTACAAGGCGTCTACAATCCTCTCCTGGGCGCCGATGGGCGGCCGACGAAAATCGTCGCTATCTTGAACGACATCACGCAGCTGGTAGGCGATAAACAATCGACAGATCAAGCGGCTTACATGCTCGACAATATCCCGCTGAACGTCATGTTCGCGGATCGCGACCTGGTCATTCTCTACATCAACCGATCATCCCGCGAGACGCTGACGAAGCTGCGCGGCCTGCTGCCGATTTCCGTCGATCAAATTGTTGGCGCCGAGATCGATCAATTCCATCAGCGCCGTCTGCTGGCTGACCCGAACAACCTGCCGGTGAAAACGCAGTTCCCGCTGGGCCCCGAAACGATCGAACTGATGGTGCATCCGGTCTTCGACTCCCAGCAAAACTACGTCGGCGCGGCGATCGAAGAGCAATCGACCATCATCACCGGCATGAAGGCGACTGCCGAAGATCTCGTTCATCTAAGCGGACAACTGACGAAACTGTAG
- a CDS encoding iron-containing alcohol dehydrogenase, with the protein MIPFDFQPRTRIVFGPGVVNQLGDLAVELGAKRVLIVSDPGVIKAGHSQKGIDSLAAAGVESILFDGVQENPTTANVDAGIAVAKANDVQLIVGLGGGSAMDCAKGINFLLTNGGQMRDYWGVGKAHSAMLPMIAVPTTAGTGSETQSFALISDAETHVKMACGDPKASCKVALLDPELTVTQPQRVTALTGIDAIAHALETFVTRKRNSCSLAFSRGAWRMLASNFSTVLKDPTNLEARGGMQLGACFAGLAIENSMLGAAHALANPLTSTFGVVHGQAVAVMLPHVIRFNAEKVGDWYRELLQVDVPIDGFPSGDNPAALADFVKQLVAEADLATDLTSLGVTPDSTTQLGVDAAKQWTGSFNPREVDANSLKSLYDAAL; encoded by the coding sequence ATGATCCCGTTTGATTTTCAACCTCGTACCCGCATCGTCTTCGGCCCCGGCGTCGTCAACCAACTGGGCGATCTGGCGGTTGAGCTAGGCGCCAAGCGCGTTTTGATCGTCAGCGACCCCGGCGTCATCAAAGCCGGCCACAGCCAGAAAGGTATCGATTCGCTTGCCGCGGCCGGCGTCGAATCGATCCTATTTGACGGCGTGCAAGAGAACCCGACGACCGCCAATGTTGACGCCGGCATCGCCGTCGCCAAGGCGAACGACGTCCAGCTGATCGTTGGGCTCGGCGGCGGCAGCGCGATGGACTGCGCCAAGGGGATCAATTTCCTGCTCACCAATGGCGGGCAGATGAGAGACTACTGGGGCGTCGGCAAGGCGCACAGCGCGATGTTGCCGATGATCGCCGTGCCGACCACCGCCGGGACCGGCAGCGAAACGCAATCGTTCGCCCTGATCTCCGACGCTGAGACGCATGTAAAGATGGCGTGTGGCGATCCCAAAGCAAGCTGCAAAGTGGCGCTGCTCGACCCGGAGTTAACCGTTACCCAGCCGCAGCGCGTCACGGCGCTTACCGGCATCGACGCGATCGCCCACGCGCTCGAAACGTTCGTCACCCGCAAACGCAACAGTTGCTCGCTGGCGTTTAGTCGTGGCGCCTGGCGGATGCTGGCCAGCAACTTTTCGACCGTACTGAAAGATCCGACCAACCTGGAAGCGCGGGGCGGAATGCAATTGGGCGCCTGCTTTGCGGGACTGGCGATCGAGAACTCGATGCTCGGCGCGGCGCACGCCTTGGCCAATCCGCTCACCTCGACCTTTGGCGTCGTCCACGGCCAGGCGGTCGCGGTCATGTTGCCGCACGTGATTCGCTTCAATGCCGAAAAGGTCGGCGACTGGTATCGCGAACTGCTGCAAGTCGACGTTCCGATTGACGGTTTCCCCAGCGGGGACAATCCGGCGGCTCTCGCCGACTTTGTGAAGCAACTAGTCGCAGAGGCTGACTTGGCGACCGACCTGACGTCGCTAGGGGTCACGCCAGACAGCACAACGCAACTGGGCGTTGATGCCGCCAAACAATGGACCGGCAGCTTTAATCCCCGTGAAGTTGACGCGAATTCGCTGAAGTCGCTCTACGACGCGGCCCTCTAA
- a CDS encoding aldehyde dehydrogenase family protein, translated as MLKIPAIRWGKPYESLEVEDVVHFATGEPIAQLSQVGGGLLKRDMRHAQKARNALREIPPTELLELLKKAADLFMNATLPMGDGTQTPEEFVHAQSASTGLPENMCRFNMEKNSYALSNMDRILDSLTRGLDLDILSRGYGEEDRGVTLSYQAQSPVLGAVLPSNSPGVHTLWLPVIPLQLGLVLKPGGKEPWTPYRIFYAMVEAGVPAEAFGLYPGAGGDVGAALLAACDRSMVFGGQQTIDQYHGNPRVQAHGPGFSKILLGDDVVDDWERYLDLIVQSVFANSGRSCINASGIWASRHTKEIAEAIAEKIGGVEPTDPTDPTASLAAFTQKGMATAVWGMIEQDLAESGVTHVTEKFGPRLEERELCDYLKPMVVHADSPERAVAKKEYMFPFVSVVECPQDQMLKNIGYTLVGTAITGDEAWSRQLIDATNIDRLNIGPIPTIKLDWLQPHEGNLIEFLFRNRAYQMAPLETAVV; from the coding sequence ATGCTCAAAATTCCCGCCATCCGTTGGGGCAAGCCGTACGAATCGCTGGAAGTCGAAGACGTCGTTCACTTCGCCACCGGAGAACCGATCGCTCAATTGAGCCAGGTTGGCGGCGGTCTGCTGAAGCGCGACATGCGACACGCCCAGAAGGCTCGCAACGCCCTGCGTGAAATCCCGCCGACGGAGTTGCTCGAGTTGCTGAAGAAGGCGGCCGACCTGTTCATGAACGCGACGCTGCCGATGGGAGATGGAACCCAGACGCCGGAAGAGTTCGTCCATGCTCAAAGCGCCAGCACCGGCCTGCCGGAAAACATGTGCCGTTTCAACATGGAGAAAAACTCCTATGCCCTGTCGAACATGGACCGGATTCTCGACTCGCTGACCCGCGGGCTCGATCTCGATATCCTCTCACGCGGCTACGGCGAAGAAGATCGCGGCGTCACGCTGAGCTACCAGGCACAAAGCCCGGTACTGGGCGCCGTGTTGCCTTCGAACTCGCCCGGCGTGCACACCTTGTGGCTACCGGTGATTCCGCTGCAACTTGGCTTGGTGCTAAAGCCGGGCGGCAAAGAGCCGTGGACGCCGTACCGCATTTTCTACGCCATGGTCGAAGCAGGCGTGCCGGCCGAAGCGTTCGGTCTGTATCCAGGCGCCGGCGGTGATGTTGGCGCAGCGCTGCTGGCGGCTTGCGATCGCTCGATGGTCTTCGGCGGTCAGCAGACGATCGATCAGTACCATGGCAACCCCCGCGTTCAGGCGCACGGCCCCGGCTTCAGCAAGATCTTGCTGGGCGACGACGTTGTAGACGACTGGGAACGCTACCTCGACCTGATAGTGCAAAGCGTTTTCGCCAACAGCGGTCGCAGTTGCATCAACGCCTCCGGCATCTGGGCTTCGCGACACACCAAAGAAATCGCGGAAGCGATCGCAGAAAAGATTGGCGGAGTGGAACCGACCGACCCGACCGATCCGACGGCGTCGCTCGCCGCGTTCACCCAAAAGGGAATGGCGACGGCGGTTTGGGGCATGATCGAACAAGACCTGGCCGAATCTGGCGTAACCCACGTGACCGAAAAGTTTGGCCCCCGTTTGGAAGAACGTGAACTGTGCGACTATCTGAAGCCGATGGTGGTTCATGCCGATAGCCCCGAACGCGCCGTCGCGAAGAAGGAATACATGTTCCCATTCGTCAGCGTGGTCGAGTGCCCGCAAGATCAGATGCTGAAGAACATCGGCTATACCCTAGTCGGCACAGCGATCACCGGCGACGAGGCGTGGAGTCGCCAATTGATCGACGCGACCAACATCGATCGCTTGAACATCGGGCCGATCCCAACGATCAAGCTCGATTGGCTGCAGCCGCACGAAGGAAACCTGATCGAGTTCCTGTTCCGCAACCGCGCCTACCAGATGGCGCCGCTGGAAACGGCCGTCGTCTAG
- a CDS encoding phenylacetate--CoA ligase family protein: protein MNSGESVFSDEIQAKAQAAKDKLDQHAYETVQWHFHESTGCPFWLEKKKELNFDPLTEVKNYEDIQKFPLFEDEWLRGGPVRRWVPKAFENDPVYVFETGGTTGIPKSRIAISDFRTDYSLFSDTLPDQYFPKGANWLMLGPSGPRRLRLAVEHLAQHRGGISFCIDLDPRWVVKLIKKGWMEHLEEYKKHCIDQAITILTAGHDVKCMFGTPKLIESLCLGLEERGTTLAEVGVTGIFSGGTEFTPQWTRYCVEELFGGPPEESGIYMTPTYGNTLMGLACSKPVTAAEGYKISYYAPQPRAVTEVVSFDDPMQVVPYGETGRVKLTTLTKEFFVPGFLERDEGEREMPFEKYPWDGVSGVRPFHGIASSTTVGVY, encoded by the coding sequence ATGAATTCTGGCGAAAGCGTCTTTTCGGACGAGATTCAGGCGAAAGCCCAAGCGGCAAAGGACAAGCTCGATCAACATGCTTACGAGACGGTCCAGTGGCACTTTCACGAGTCGACCGGCTGCCCCTTCTGGCTCGAAAAGAAGAAAGAGCTGAACTTCGATCCGTTGACCGAAGTGAAGAACTACGAAGACATTCAGAAGTTCCCCCTGTTTGAAGACGAATGGCTCCGCGGCGGTCCGGTTCGTCGTTGGGTTCCCAAGGCGTTTGAGAACGATCCTGTCTACGTGTTCGAAACCGGCGGCACCACCGGGATTCCGAAAAGCCGCATCGCGATCTCCGACTTCCGTACCGATTACTCGCTGTTTAGCGACACCCTGCCCGATCAATACTTCCCCAAAGGCGCTAACTGGTTGATGCTTGGCCCGTCGGGCCCGCGACGCTTGCGTCTGGCGGTCGAACACCTGGCCCAACATCGGGGCGGCATCTCGTTCTGCATCGACTTGGATCCGCGGTGGGTCGTCAAGTTGATCAAGAAGGGGTGGATGGAGCACCTGGAAGAATACAAAAAGCATTGCATCGATCAGGCGATTACCATCCTGACGGCTGGACACGATGTGAAGTGCATGTTCGGCACGCCGAAGCTGATCGAATCGCTTTGCTTGGGCCTGGAAGAACGGGGCACGACGCTGGCCGAAGTCGGCGTAACCGGCATCTTCAGCGGCGGTACTGAGTTCACCCCGCAGTGGACCCGTTACTGCGTCGAAGAGTTGTTCGGCGGCCCACCGGAAGAGAGCGGCATCTACATGACGCCGACCTATGGCAATACGCTGATGGGATTGGCTTGCAGCAAGCCGGTCACCGCGGCCGAAGGTTACAAGATCAGCTACTACGCACCGCAACCGCGGGCGGTCACCGAAGTGGTCAGCTTTGACGATCCGATGCAAGTCGTACCGTACGGCGAAACGGGTCGCGTCAAACTGACGACCTTGACCAAGGAATTCTTCGTTCCTGGTTTCCTGGAACGAGACGAGGGCGAACGCGAAATGCCGTTCGAGAAATACCCCTGGGACGGCGTCAGCGGCGTTCGCCCCTTCCACGGCATCGCGTCGAGCACCACCGTCGGCGTTTACTAA